In the Flavisolibacter tropicus genome, one interval contains:
- a CDS encoding SPFH domain-containing protein: MSLFNTKQLRSVIEWVDPHPDTLFERWTEDGDEIKNASKLIVGPGQGCIFVYEGRVEGCFTEEGIYDLKTANIPLWTTVKSFMYNFESVHKVGIFFFRKADILNKRWGTPSPITYNDPKYKFPVGLGAFGNFSFRITQPTDFFRKVVAGEHYYSVREIQKVLLSRITQPISDYLANASFGYSEIDKHRNAIAEFSSGAVRSIFDELGFQLIDFRIEGTNFDEATQGRIGKIADMSAEAQALKELGIDYVQHQQLQAMRDMAKNEGQGNMGMQLGMGMQMANMFGNMMGSTMQQPFGQPQPSTPQPTPVAPAAEDPMQKLEKLKKMFDLGLINEQEYASKKQDILSTL, translated from the coding sequence ATGTCATTATTCAATACTAAACAACTCCGCTCAGTGATCGAGTGGGTAGACCCGCATCCTGATACCTTGTTTGAACGTTGGACAGAGGATGGCGATGAAATCAAAAACGCTTCCAAACTAATTGTAGGCCCTGGTCAAGGTTGCATTTTCGTATATGAGGGACGGGTAGAAGGCTGCTTTACCGAAGAGGGAATCTATGATCTGAAAACCGCTAATATCCCACTGTGGACAACGGTGAAAAGTTTTATGTACAATTTCGAGTCAGTGCATAAGGTGGGAATTTTCTTTTTCCGAAAGGCCGATATCTTAAACAAGCGCTGGGGTACCCCTTCTCCTATCACGTATAATGATCCTAAGTATAAGTTTCCAGTAGGCTTGGGTGCCTTTGGTAATTTTTCCTTCCGCATTACGCAGCCTACAGACTTCTTCCGCAAGGTAGTGGCTGGTGAACATTACTACTCGGTGCGCGAGATTCAAAAAGTGTTGCTCTCCCGGATCACGCAGCCCATTTCTGATTATTTAGCCAATGCGTCCTTTGGTTACTCAGAAATTGATAAGCACCGTAATGCCATCGCAGAATTTTCCAGTGGCGCTGTCCGTTCCATTTTTGATGAACTGGGCTTTCAATTGATAGACTTCCGCATTGAGGGAACCAACTTCGATGAAGCCACCCAAGGCCGCATTGGAAAGATAGCAGATATGAGCGCAGAAGCACAAGCCTTAAAAGAGCTAGGTATTGACTATGTGCAGCACCAACAACTGCAGGCTATGCGTGATATGGCCAAAAACGAAGGACAGGGCAACATGGGCATGCAACTGGGTATGGGTATGCAAATGGCCAATATGTTCGGTAACATGATGGGCAGCACAATGCAGCAACCCTTTGGCCAACCACAGCCGTCCACGCCTCAACCAACGCCTGTAGCTCCTGCCGCTGAAGATCCTATGCAAAAGCTGGAGAAGCTGAAAAAGATGTTTGATCTGGGCCTGATCAACGAACAGGAATACGCATCTAAAAAACAAGATATCCTATCCACGTTATAA
- the recA gene encoding recombinase RecA, translated as MSNSEKLKALKLTMDKIDKDFGKGSVMMMNEKGEHQQEVISTGSIGLDTALGIGGLPRGRVIEIYGPESSGKTTVAIHVIAEAQKKGGMCAIIDAEHAFDSNYAQKLGVDIDNLLISQPDYGEQALEIADRLILSGALDVVVIDSVAALVPKGELEGEMGDSKMGLQARLMSQALRKLTATINKTNTICIFINQLREKIGVMFGNPETTTGGNALKFYASVRLDIRRMSQIKDGEEAVGNRVKVKVVKNKVAPPFRQAEFDIIFGEGISKIGEILDIGVEMGIVNKSGSWFSYSDNKLGQGREAVKNLLQDNKELADEIETKIREKIKELQAS; from the coding sequence ATGTCAAATTCTGAAAAATTAAAGGCACTCAAACTTACCATGGACAAGATCGACAAGGACTTTGGTAAGGGTAGTGTAATGATGATGAACGAAAAAGGAGAGCACCAGCAGGAGGTGATTTCGACTGGCTCTATTGGACTGGATACAGCCTTAGGTATCGGTGGTTTGCCAAGAGGCCGTGTGATTGAGATCTACGGACCGGAAAGTTCTGGTAAAACAACCGTTGCCATACACGTGATCGCCGAAGCGCAAAAGAAAGGCGGGATGTGTGCCATTATCGATGCCGAGCATGCCTTTGATAGCAACTATGCGCAAAAGCTGGGTGTGGACATTGATAACTTATTGATCTCTCAGCCTGACTATGGTGAACAAGCGCTGGAAATTGCTGACCGTCTGATCCTTTCCGGAGCGTTGGATGTAGTAGTAATTGACTCTGTGGCTGCATTGGTGCCAAAAGGTGAATTGGAAGGTGAAATGGGTGATTCTAAAATGGGTCTTCAGGCTCGTTTGATGTCCCAGGCCCTGCGTAAACTAACCGCCACCATCAACAAAACAAACACCATCTGTATTTTTATCAACCAGTTGCGTGAAAAGATCGGTGTAATGTTCGGTAACCCTGAAACAACAACTGGTGGTAACGCCTTAAAGTTCTATGCTTCTGTACGTCTGGATATCCGTCGTATGAGCCAGATCAAAGATGGTGAAGAAGCTGTAGGTAACCGCGTAAAAGTGAAAGTGGTGAAAAACAAAGTAGCCCCTCCGTTCCGCCAGGCAGAATTTGATATCATCTTCGGTGAAGGTATCTCTAAGATTGGTGAGATCCTGGATATCGGTGTAGAAATGGGTATCGTAAACAAGAGCGGTAGCTGGTTTAGCTATAGCGACAACAAATTAGGTCAGGGCCGTGAAGCGGTGAAAAACTTACTGCAAGACAACAAGGAACTGGCTGACGAAATTGAAACAAAGATTCGCGAAAAGATTAAAGAGTTGCAAGCTTCGTAG
- the polA gene encoding DNA polymerase I — protein MEKKLFLLDAMALVFRAYYALIRNPRITSKGKNTNAQFGFTNTIIDLIKNQKPTHMAVCFESSTPIERTNDYADYKANRQEAPEDLSASIPDIRRILQGLNIPMIDSAGYEADDVIGTLCKQAEKLGYEVFMVTPDKDYGQLVSENIKIYKPGYQGGEVEIMGPKEVCEKWCIERVEQVIDILGLMGDAIDNIPGVAGIGQKTACKLITEYGSMENILANADNIKGALGEKLRAGREDAIMSKRLATIVTTVPVEFHEEDFRLKEWNNELLKEVFNELEFKTIGRRLLGDDFGEPAAVRKAAPGVQTDLFGGVSETSVTVEETEEVIVGLPTKNIHNTSHEYELVESEGEMKLLLEAIQQHKVVSFDTETTSIDANDAELVGLSFSVKANSGWYVPVPPSKTEAKAILEKFQPFFNETDRTWIGHNIKYDMLVLKWYGAEIKGQLFDTMLAHYLVEPDGKHNMDWLSNKYLGYEPIHIEELIGKKGKNQGNMRDVEPAKVKDYAAEDADVTFQFKDVFSPLLKKYDVQRVFDEVEVPLVPVLTDMEFEGVRIDTGFLNEYSRLLEEEARKHEEAVYEAAGVRFNLGSPKQLGEVLFEKLKLDPKAKKTKTGQYATGEEVLSKLANEHSVAADILAYREYTKLRSTYVDALPLLINKKTNRVHTTFAQAIAVTGRLSSNNPNLQNIPIRTERGREIRKAFIPRDENHILVSADYSQIELRIVAAISGDPAMSEAFLQNKDIHTATAAKVYKIDESEVTKDMRRKAKSVNFGIVYGQSAFGLAENLQIPRAEAKEIIDNYKIEFAGVTRYMDETINFAREHGYVQTILGRKRWLRDINSANFTVRGLAERNAINSPIQGTAADMIKLAMVRVHQAFKEHGFKSRMVLQVHDELVFDVVKEELEAIKPVIIESMQSAMTLPNNIPIIAEIGEGINWLEAH, from the coding sequence ATGGAAAAAAAGCTGTTTTTGCTGGATGCTATGGCTCTTGTTTTTAGAGCTTATTATGCACTGATCCGCAATCCAAGAATTACCTCGAAAGGAAAAAATACAAATGCCCAGTTTGGGTTTACCAACACAATTATAGACCTGATCAAAAACCAGAAGCCAACCCATATGGCGGTGTGTTTTGAATCATCTACCCCCATTGAAAGAACCAATGATTATGCTGATTATAAAGCCAACCGTCAAGAGGCTCCTGAAGATCTTTCGGCTTCGATACCCGACATCCGTCGCATTTTACAAGGCCTGAATATACCCATGATTGACAGTGCCGGTTATGAAGCTGATGACGTGATTGGTACGCTGTGTAAGCAAGCCGAGAAGCTGGGTTACGAAGTTTTTATGGTAACCCCAGATAAAGACTATGGCCAGCTGGTAAGCGAAAACATAAAGATCTATAAACCTGGCTATCAAGGTGGCGAAGTAGAGATAATGGGGCCTAAAGAAGTGTGTGAAAAATGGTGTATTGAACGCGTAGAACAGGTAATTGATATCCTGGGTCTTATGGGTGATGCGATTGACAATATTCCAGGTGTAGCCGGTATTGGTCAAAAAACGGCCTGCAAGCTGATCACCGAGTACGGCTCGATGGAAAATATTTTAGCCAATGCCGATAACATTAAAGGAGCGTTGGGTGAAAAACTGAGAGCAGGTCGGGAAGACGCTATTATGTCTAAGCGCCTGGCCACCATTGTTACAACTGTACCGGTAGAATTCCATGAAGAAGATTTCCGCTTGAAGGAATGGAACAATGAGTTACTGAAAGAAGTGTTTAATGAATTAGAGTTTAAAACAATTGGCCGTCGTTTATTAGGCGACGACTTTGGCGAACCAGCCGCTGTGCGCAAGGCAGCTCCCGGTGTACAAACTGATTTGTTTGGCGGCGTGAGCGAAACTAGTGTTACTGTCGAAGAAACAGAAGAAGTAATTGTTGGACTTCCCACTAAAAATATCCACAACACATCTCATGAATACGAGCTGGTGGAAAGTGAAGGGGAAATGAAGTTATTGTTGGAGGCAATTCAACAACATAAAGTAGTGTCTTTTGATACGGAAACAACTTCCATCGATGCTAACGATGCCGAGCTGGTAGGATTGAGCTTTAGTGTAAAGGCTAACAGCGGCTGGTATGTTCCGGTGCCTCCTTCCAAAACAGAAGCAAAGGCTATCCTTGAAAAGTTTCAACCTTTCTTTAATGAAACGGATCGCACCTGGATTGGCCACAACATAAAGTACGATATGCTGGTGCTGAAATGGTATGGTGCAGAGATCAAAGGTCAATTGTTTGATACCATGCTGGCGCACTACTTAGTAGAACCAGATGGGAAACATAATATGGACTGGCTTAGTAACAAATACCTTGGCTACGAGCCCATTCACATTGAAGAACTGATTGGTAAGAAAGGAAAGAACCAAGGCAACATGCGCGATGTAGAACCAGCTAAAGTAAAGGACTACGCCGCTGAAGATGCCGATGTGACCTTCCAGTTCAAAGATGTTTTTTCGCCCCTCTTAAAGAAATACGATGTACAGCGTGTGTTTGATGAAGTAGAAGTGCCGCTGGTACCCGTACTAACGGATATGGAGTTTGAAGGGGTGCGGATCGATACCGGTTTCTTAAATGAATACTCCCGCCTGCTGGAAGAAGAAGCCCGCAAACATGAAGAGGCTGTGTATGAAGCCGCTGGTGTACGTTTTAACTTGGGTTCACCTAAACAATTGGGTGAAGTGCTTTTTGAAAAACTAAAGCTGGATCCCAAGGCCAAAAAAACAAAGACCGGTCAATACGCTACCGGCGAAGAAGTATTAAGCAAACTAGCTAATGAGCATTCTGTTGCAGCTGATATTTTGGCCTATAGAGAATATACTAAACTACGTTCTACCTATGTTGATGCATTGCCTTTGCTGATAAACAAAAAAACCAACCGTGTACATACCACGTTTGCGCAGGCCATTGCCGTAACGGGTCGTTTATCTTCTAATAATCCGAATCTGCAAAACATTCCCATTCGCACTGAACGTGGACGAGAAATTCGAAAGGCCTTTATTCCAAGAGATGAGAACCACATCCTGGTAAGCGCCGATTACTCACAGATAGAGCTACGCATTGTAGCCGCCATTAGTGGAGATCCGGCTATGAGTGAAGCCTTTTTACAAAATAAGGACATCCACACGGCTACAGCTGCGAAAGTGTATAAGATAGACGAAAGCGAAGTAACCAAAGACATGCGTCGCAAGGCCAAGAGTGTAAACTTTGGTATTGTATACGGACAAAGCGCGTTTGGTTTGGCCGAGAACCTGCAGATACCACGTGCAGAGGCTAAAGAGATCATTGACAACTATAAGATTGAGTTTGCCGGCGTAACCCGCTACATGGATGAGACGATCAACTTTGCGCGTGAGCACGGTTATGTACAAACGATTTTAGGACGCAAGCGTTGGTTGCGCGATATCAACTCTGCCAACTTCACAGTGCGGGGCTTAGCTGAACGCAACGCGATCAACTCCCCTATTCAAGGAACAGCAGCAGATATGATCAAATTGGCTATGGTACGTGTACACCAAGCCTTCAAAGAGCATGGCTTCAAATCGCGTATGGTACTGCAGGTACATGATGAATTGGTGTTTGATGTGGTTAAAGAAGAACTGGAAGCCATCAAGCCTGTGATTATAGAAAGTATGCAGTCGGCAATGACGCTGCCTAATAATATTCCGATCATTGCTGAAATAGGCGAAGGTATCAACTGGTTGGAGGCGCACTAG
- a CDS encoding sterol desaturase family protein encodes MRWEQYVLYVERIGSRYFMVAGIFFLLFYILRIQKTRYKKIQARTPKQSDYVREIGYSMITVAIFGLVVLVMLQVPSIRQYTTFYTKIEQHGWLYFFLAFPLLFMIHDTYFYWTHRLMHHKRLFKTVHLVHHQSTNPSPWAAYAFHPLEAVVEAGVFVVFLFTLPVHSLHIVLFFFFMIVYNVYGHLGYELYPNRFNKHWLGKWINTSVSHNQHHQYFKGNYGLYFTFWDRVMGTLRKDYDVRFDEVTKKNKV; translated from the coding sequence ATGCGCTGGGAGCAATACGTTTTATATGTTGAGCGAATCGGTAGCCGGTATTTCATGGTTGCGGGCATTTTCTTTTTGCTTTTCTACATATTGAGAATACAAAAGACGCGATATAAAAAGATACAAGCGCGTACACCTAAGCAAAGTGATTATGTGCGTGAGATAGGCTACTCCATGATCACCGTTGCCATTTTTGGATTGGTGGTGTTGGTGATGCTACAGGTGCCTTCGATCCGGCAGTATACTACATTTTATACCAAGATTGAACAGCACGGTTGGTTGTATTTCTTCCTAGCCTTTCCTCTACTGTTCATGATTCACGATACCTATTTTTACTGGACACACCGCCTCATGCATCACAAGCGCCTGTTCAAGACCGTCCACTTGGTGCATCATCAATCTACCAATCCTTCTCCTTGGGCGGCCTATGCATTTCATCCATTGGAGGCAGTGGTAGAAGCCGGTGTTTTTGTAGTGTTCTTATTTACGCTGCCGGTACATAGCCTGCACATAGTGCTCTTCTTCTTTTTTATGATCGTGTATAATGTCTATGGTCATCTCGGTTATGAACTATATCCTAACAGATTTAATAAGCATTGGCTGGGCAAATGGATCAATACCTCTGTGAGTCACAACCAGCACCACCAATATTTTAAGGGCAACTACGGATTATATTTTACGTTTTGGGACCGTGTAATGGGTACCTTGCGCAAGGATTACGATGTGCGTTTTGATGAAGTAACCAAGAAAAACAAAGTTTAA
- a CDS encoding YdeI/OmpD-associated family protein: protein MPSAMKSATNNVLDYIESLPQWSKEICCELRRITLAADASIAEEWKWGPHYSSQGMVCGYGAFQKHVKLTFFNGSAMKDPKGLFNHCVDNEFSRSIKYTDISEIDAKTLTTYIKESIAANKKGFKRVVTDKTVDVPEDLQKALKANKKATAYFDGLTYGYKKEYIEHVTTAKQEKTRLDRIAKIVDLCAEEKTLNHKYKK from the coding sequence ATGCCATCTGCCATGAAATCCGCTACCAACAACGTTTTAGACTACATAGAGTCCCTGCCCCAATGGTCAAAAGAAATTTGTTGTGAGCTGCGTCGCATTACATTGGCAGCCGATGCTTCCATCGCTGAAGAATGGAAATGGGGACCGCATTACAGCAGCCAGGGAATGGTTTGCGGCTATGGTGCGTTTCAAAAGCATGTGAAGCTTACCTTTTTCAATGGTTCGGCCATGAAAGACCCCAAGGGTTTGTTTAACCATTGTGTTGATAATGAATTCAGCCGCAGTATCAAGTATACCGATATCAGCGAGATTGATGCTAAGACGCTAACAACTTATATCAAAGAATCCATAGCCGCAAATAAGAAAGGTTTTAAACGAGTGGTGACCGATAAAACAGTTGATGTACCCGAAGACCTGCAAAAAGCGCTAAAAGCTAACAAAAAAGCAACTGCATACTTTGATGGCTTGACCTATGGCTACAAAAAAGAATACATAGAACACGTAACTACCGCCAAGCAGGAGAAAACGCGTCTGGATCGCATAGCCAAGATCGTTGACTTATGCGCCGAAGAGAAGACGCTGAATCATAAGTATAAGAAGTGA
- a CDS encoding DUF6620 family protein yields MEEYEEEEYDDNDDDSDDHKSGLFDTLAPVNPVGSGKAAGVGVPGQVPANYNPDKNNPISVYRNVAGCTRDDIWDYMMTIDSWNWQKYDYKTWPCADESFPDLEEDKKYDLWPYKKDLTKAHWVDLNNQFKSGVERKGFLLGFETPDQYVGTDAQKCMLEFEALAKETDEAKLQAAGFKNRDHLLYIIESTKKQIKKAYAEAQAVIDETTDKLSQQMNANIDAAKASGLLDPIKGISMEDWAAANAKIASGMPLNDVLKVLGTEKPIWDEASAEWMARMSQDTTFAISKVYGDAFTNSNIGKFAGAAASTDSANNPVVEQVKKDLDLYVKIMCHQNIGSTQGLDATTILKQYGLSLGDWGVINGHWSPQLGSNLENAMKMSALMDKYNAEFAAAAPPKAGSDIDF; encoded by the coding sequence GTGGAGGAATATGAAGAAGAGGAATATGATGATAATGATGATGATTCAGACGATCACAAGAGTGGCCTTTTTGACACCTTGGCACCGGTGAACCCGGTTGGTAGCGGCAAGGCGGCGGGTGTAGGCGTGCCCGGTCAAGTTCCAGCGAATTACAACCCCGATAAAAACAATCCTATTTCCGTGTATCGCAATGTTGCGGGTTGTACACGCGATGATATCTGGGATTACATGATGACCATTGATTCCTGGAACTGGCAAAAGTATGATTACAAAACTTGGCCATGTGCTGATGAATCATTTCCAGACTTGGAAGAGGATAAAAAATATGACTTGTGGCCATACAAGAAAGACTTGACCAAAGCGCACTGGGTGGATCTAAACAACCAATTTAAATCAGGTGTAGAAAGAAAAGGCTTCTTGTTAGGCTTTGAAACACCTGACCAATATGTGGGCACGGATGCACAGAAGTGTATGTTGGAGTTTGAAGCGTTAGCAAAAGAAACAGATGAAGCGAAACTTCAGGCCGCCGGCTTTAAAAACCGCGATCATTTGTTGTATATCATCGAGTCTACTAAAAAGCAGATCAAGAAGGCCTATGCTGAAGCGCAGGCAGTCATTGATGAAACAACGGACAAGTTAAGCCAACAGATGAATGCCAATATTGATGCGGCTAAGGCAAGTGGATTGCTGGATCCAATTAAAGGCATCTCTATGGAAGATTGGGCGGCTGCCAATGCCAAGATAGCTAGTGGTATGCCACTGAACGATGTATTGAAAGTATTAGGCACCGAAAAACCCATTTGGGATGAAGCCTCCGCCGAGTGGATGGCCCGCATGTCGCAAGACACCACGTTTGCCATCAGCAAAGTCTATGGTGATGCCTTTACCAATTCCAACATCGGGAAGTTTGCCGGTGCTGCTGCGTCCACCGATTCTGCCAATAACCCGGTAGTAGAACAAGTAAAGAAGGATTTGGACCTCTATGTAAAGATCATGTGTCACCAAAACATCGGCAGCACCCAAGGGCTTGACGCCACCACTATATTAAAACAATACGGGCTATCCCTTGGTGATTGGGGTGTGATCAACGGCCATTGGTCGCCACAGCTAGGCAGTAATCTGGAGAATGCCATGAAAATGTCAGCGTTGATGGATAAGTACAACGCTGAATTTGCGGCTGCGGCACCTCCAAAGGCCGGCAGCGATATTGATTTCTAA
- a CDS encoding DsbA family protein, producing the protein MTPTLYYCYDAYCGWCYGFSPVIKKLSEEYKGQVVFDVLSGGMILPEEPQHFAPLAKYIQEEYRQVEELTGVKFGEDFLWHVNNPDKTDWFPDSTKPAIALGILKDYDPDKAVAFASDLQYALNYEGRDLTDNEAYRHLLPKYNIPEDEFYTKLNSEEYREKAYYDMALVKQLQVNGFPSVLMQVSDSKFFLLSRGYTDYETMKARIEKVLEEIKE; encoded by the coding sequence ATGACCCCTACTCTCTATTATTGCTATGATGCGTATTGCGGTTGGTGCTATGGCTTCAGCCCTGTGATTAAAAAACTATCTGAAGAATATAAGGGCCAAGTGGTATTTGATGTGCTCTCTGGTGGAATGATCTTACCGGAAGAGCCCCAGCATTTTGCGCCCCTGGCCAAATACATTCAGGAGGAGTACAGACAAGTAGAAGAATTAACCGGTGTAAAGTTTGGCGAAGATTTTCTCTGGCATGTAAACAATCCTGATAAAACCGACTGGTTCCCCGATTCTACTAAACCAGCTATAGCTCTTGGCATTCTGAAAGACTACGATCCTGATAAAGCCGTGGCCTTTGCATCGGACCTGCAATATGCCCTCAATTATGAAGGCCGCGACCTGACCGACAATGAAGCCTATCGCCACCTGTTGCCCAAGTACAACATCCCGGAAGACGAGTTCTATACCAAACTAAATAGTGAAGAGTACAGAGAGAAAGCCTATTACGATATGGCACTGGTAAAACAATTACAAGTCAATGGTTTTCCTTCCGTGCTCATGCAGGTATCCGATAGCAAATTCTTTTTGCTTAGCCGCGGCTATACGGATTATGAGACGATGAAGGCAAGGATTGAAAAAGTATTGGAGGAGATAAAAGAATAA
- the uvrB gene encoding excinuclease ABC subunit UvrB → MPFKLHAPYKPSGDQPTAIKELTDGILRGDEYQVLLGVTGSGKTFTMANVISNLQRPTLVLTHNKTLVAQLYGEFKQFFPDNAVEYFVSYYDYYQPEAYMPTTDTYIEKDLNINEELDKLRLRATTSLLSGRRDIIVVASVSCIYGMGNPTDFESGIIRIAKGDTMSRQAFLHNMVNSLYSRTTIEFTRGTFRVKGDTVDINLPYVDYGYRVTFFGDEIEEIESIDVQNGKRIGKLDHAAIFPANLYLAPKDMQQQILYEIQDEMAAQVEYFKSIGKFIEAQRIKERVDYDLEMIRELGFCNGIENYSRFFDRRKPGTRPFCLLDYFPKDFVCMIDESHQTVPQVSGMYGGDRSRKMTLVDYGFRLPSALDNRPLNFHEFENLLNQVVFVSATPGDYELEQTGGVVVEQVVRPTGLLEPPIEVRPSVNQIDDLLDEIDKRVKKGDRVLVTTLTKRMAEEMDKYLKRIDIKSKYIHSDVDTLERIEILRDLRLGAIDVLVGVNLLREGLDLPEVSLVAILDADKEGFLRNERSLTQTAGRAARNAEGLVIFYADKITESMQRTMDETDRRREKQVAYNQKHGIVPKTVSKSKEQIMAQTSVLDIKGYDPESPYALDEIPVTKAAESDGEYTTIPQLEKAINKTKKEMEKAARDMDFMEAARLRDEMFSMQKRLEGMKA, encoded by the coding sequence ATGCCATTTAAACTTCATGCTCCATATAAACCGTCAGGCGATCAGCCTACGGCCATTAAAGAATTAACCGACGGCATATTGCGGGGTGACGAATACCAGGTATTGCTGGGGGTAACCGGTTCAGGCAAAACCTTTACCATGGCCAATGTCATTTCCAATTTACAGCGGCCTACCCTTGTGCTTACCCACAACAAAACACTGGTGGCTCAGCTGTACGGCGAATTCAAACAGTTCTTTCCAGACAATGCGGTAGAGTACTTTGTTTCTTACTACGACTACTACCAGCCGGAGGCCTACATGCCTACCACAGATACCTATATTGAAAAGGATCTGAACATTAATGAAGAGCTGGATAAGCTGCGTCTGCGTGCTACAACCAGCCTGCTTTCCGGCCGCAGAGATATTATTGTAGTAGCTTCTGTAAGCTGTATTTACGGTATGGGTAACCCTACCGATTTTGAAAGTGGGATCATCCGCATTGCCAAAGGAGACACCATGTCCCGGCAGGCCTTCCTGCATAACATGGTTAACTCCTTGTACAGCCGTACTACTATTGAGTTTACGCGTGGTACGTTTCGGGTAAAAGGTGATACCGTAGACATCAATCTGCCTTATGTGGACTATGGTTACCGGGTAACTTTCTTTGGCGATGAGATTGAAGAGATTGAAAGCATCGATGTGCAGAATGGCAAACGCATTGGCAAGCTGGACCACGCTGCCATCTTCCCGGCCAACCTATACTTGGCGCCCAAAGACATGCAGCAACAGATCCTTTACGAGATACAAGATGAAATGGCGGCACAGGTAGAGTATTTTAAAAGTATAGGCAAGTTCATTGAAGCCCAACGCATCAAAGAGCGCGTGGATTACGACCTGGAAATGATTCGTGAGCTGGGCTTTTGTAATGGTATAGAAAACTACTCGCGCTTCTTTGATAGGCGCAAACCTGGTACCCGGCCGTTCTGTTTGCTGGACTATTTCCCCAAAGACTTTGTATGCATGATCGATGAAAGCCACCAGACAGTGCCACAGGTGAGCGGTATGTATGGTGGTGACCGCAGTCGTAAGATGACATTGGTGGATTATGGTTTCCGCCTTCCTTCAGCGCTAGACAACCGTCCGCTTAACTTCCATGAGTTTGAAAATCTGCTGAACCAGGTGGTGTTTGTAAGTGCTACTCCGGGGGATTACGAGCTGGAACAAACAGGTGGTGTAGTGGTAGAACAGGTAGTACGACCAACGGGTCTGTTGGAACCTCCTATTGAAGTGCGTCCCAGTGTGAACCAGATTGATGACCTGCTGGACGAAATAGACAAGCGGGTAAAGAAAGGCGATCGTGTATTGGTGACAACCCTTACCAAACGTATGGCCGAGGAAATGGATAAATACCTGAAGCGGATCGATATCAAATCAAAATACATTCACTCTGACGTAGATACACTGGAGAGGATTGAAATATTGCGTGACCTGCGCTTAGGTGCTATAGACGTCCTGGTGGGTGTAAACCTGCTGAGGGAGGGCCTTGACTTACCTGAGGTATCGCTGGTAGCCATCTTGGATGCCGATAAAGAAGGCTTCCTGCGTAACGAACGTTCGCTGACCCAAACAGCCGGCCGGGCGGCGCGGAATGCAGAAGGTCTGGTGATTTTCTATGCTGATAAGATCACTGAAAGTATGCAGCGGACCATGGATGAAACGGACCGCCGCCGGGAAAAGCAGGTGGCTTATAACCAGAAACATGGCATTGTGCCCAAAACGGTTAGCAAGTCGAAAGAGCAGATCATGGCGCAAACTTCAGTATTGGATATCAAGGGCTATGATCCTGAATCGCCATATGCTTTAGATGAAATTCCAGTAACGAAGGCGGCTGAATCGGATGGTGAGTACACTACCATTCCACAACTGGAAAAAGCGATTAACAAGACTAAAAAGGAAATGGAAAAAGCTGCCCGGGATATGGACTTTATGGAAGCTGCTCGTCTGCGCGATGAGATGTTTTCGATGCAAAAAAGACTAGAGGGAATGAAGGCGTGA